A single genomic interval of Polyangium spumosum harbors:
- a CDS encoding ArsA family ATPase produces the protein MPPSSPSEGRSSGRLVDDLGRRRFLFVTGKGGVGKTTFSAALAAALAREGKRVLVALPNTKERLSAILGSKPIGDEIVPVAEGVWAVNISPEKALTEYGEMVLKVRSVAHAVFDNRYTKTFFRAVPGLYEWAMLGKAWFHTTELGPDGRPRFDVVLLDAPATGHGLDMMRVPKVILDVVPPGVLRRDAEEAWAMFRDPARSGIVVVTLPEEMPTQETIELVEAIKKDLTLPVLRLVVNAVLPQLFSPEERERLSRESGLLSIDAPERTNGTPESALVAGARRAVREKVQAESLERIEKEIDLPRILLPHLFDEASTVEGTRVLSKLL, from the coding sequence ATGCCCCCTTCTTCTCCCTCCGAAGGCCGCTCGTCGGGGCGGCTCGTCGATGACCTCGGGCGGCGCCGCTTCCTCTTCGTCACGGGCAAGGGCGGCGTGGGCAAGACGACCTTCTCTGCGGCCCTGGCGGCGGCGCTGGCGCGGGAGGGCAAGCGGGTCCTGGTCGCGCTCCCGAACACGAAGGAGCGGCTCTCGGCGATCCTCGGGTCGAAGCCGATCGGCGATGAGATCGTCCCCGTCGCCGAGGGCGTGTGGGCGGTGAACATCTCGCCCGAGAAGGCGCTCACCGAGTACGGCGAGATGGTCCTCAAGGTGCGCAGCGTGGCGCACGCCGTCTTCGACAACCGCTACACGAAGACCTTCTTCCGCGCGGTGCCGGGGCTCTACGAGTGGGCGATGCTCGGCAAGGCCTGGTTTCACACGACGGAGCTCGGCCCTGACGGACGTCCGCGCTTCGACGTGGTCCTGCTCGACGCGCCGGCGACGGGGCATGGCCTCGACATGATGCGCGTGCCGAAGGTGATCCTCGACGTCGTGCCCCCGGGCGTGCTCCGCCGCGACGCGGAGGAGGCGTGGGCGATGTTCCGGGACCCGGCGCGCAGCGGGATCGTGGTCGTCACGTTGCCGGAGGAGATGCCGACGCAGGAGACGATCGAGCTCGTCGAGGCGATCAAGAAGGACCTCACCTTGCCCGTGCTTCGCCTCGTGGTGAACGCGGTCCTGCCGCAGCTCTTCTCGCCGGAGGAGCGCGAGCGGCTCTCGCGCGAGTCGGGGCTGCTCTCGATCGACGCGCCCGAGCGGACGAACGGGACGCCCGAGAGCGCGCTCGTGGCGGGGGCGCGGCGGGCGGTGCGGGAGAAGGTGCAGGCCGAGAGCCTCGAGCGGATCGAAAAAGAGATCGACCTGCCGCGGATCCTGCTGCCGCACCTCTTCGACGAGGCCTCGACGGTGGAGGGGACGAGGGTCCTCTCGAAGTTGCTCTAG
- a CDS encoding sigma 54-interacting transcriptional regulator, with protein MGHLLANTEDPIEEAGSSQTAGVLVFVLRYEDLRAADSGVLPPLTQDGDGFEIGRAPEVRPPAFEETRFLLPDRFVSRLHARVVRRGGRDLLEDAGSRLGTFVRGERIHAPVPLADGDLVEIGQSLFVYRIVDATSAVRMIRGGLTFGPTRSLCPEIMRLALDLGQLARTVEPILLLAETGAGKEIAARYVHEKSGRAGPFVAIDCGAIPEHLVEGELFGHRRGAFSGAHEERKGRIRSAEGGTVFLDEIGNLPGSAQASLLRAIQEREVTPVGADQGQKVDVRWIAATNADVFSETSGFRADLRARLAGYVAELPPLRERREDLGFLVAHLLGRAGAERASITPTAARALFGGDLPGNVRELERALGTAVVLMGDGPIDLPHLSALRARTAREKKAPSVEPPVPEASDEERRNKKRPPKETIEAALFRSKGSQGEAARQLGVHERQLARWMDALGIPRLRKGSAGG; from the coding sequence ATGGGCCACCTCCTGGCCAACACCGAAGATCCGATCGAGGAAGCAGGCTCCTCCCAGACCGCCGGCGTCCTCGTCTTCGTCCTGCGTTACGAGGACCTCCGCGCGGCCGACTCCGGCGTTTTGCCTCCCCTCACGCAGGACGGCGACGGCTTCGAGATCGGGCGCGCGCCCGAGGTCCGGCCGCCCGCGTTCGAGGAGACGAGGTTTCTCCTGCCCGATCGATTCGTCTCGCGCCTCCACGCCCGCGTGGTTCGTCGCGGCGGACGGGATCTCCTCGAGGACGCCGGCAGCAGGCTCGGCACGTTCGTGCGCGGGGAGCGCATCCACGCGCCCGTCCCCCTCGCCGACGGCGACCTCGTGGAAATCGGGCAATCACTCTTCGTCTATCGGATCGTCGACGCGACGTCCGCGGTCCGGATGATCCGCGGGGGGCTCACGTTTGGCCCGACACGCTCGTTATGCCCCGAGATCATGCGCCTCGCGCTCGATCTCGGACAGCTCGCGCGTACCGTCGAGCCCATCCTCCTGCTCGCGGAGACCGGCGCCGGCAAGGAGATCGCCGCGCGATACGTGCACGAAAAGAGCGGACGCGCGGGGCCCTTCGTCGCCATCGATTGTGGCGCCATCCCCGAGCACCTCGTGGAAGGGGAGCTCTTCGGCCACCGCCGCGGGGCGTTCAGCGGCGCGCACGAGGAGCGCAAGGGCCGCATTCGCAGCGCGGAGGGCGGCACGGTTTTCCTCGACGAGATCGGCAATCTGCCCGGGAGCGCGCAGGCGAGCTTGCTCCGCGCGATTCAGGAGCGCGAGGTGACGCCCGTGGGCGCCGATCAGGGGCAGAAGGTGGACGTGCGATGGATCGCCGCGACGAACGCCGACGTGTTCTCCGAAACGAGCGGCTTTCGCGCGGATCTTCGCGCTCGGCTCGCGGGGTACGTCGCCGAGCTGCCGCCGCTCCGGGAGCGCCGCGAGGATCTGGGGTTCCTCGTCGCGCACCTGCTCGGCCGGGCGGGCGCCGAGCGAGCCTCGATCACGCCGACGGCGGCGCGCGCGCTCTTCGGGGGCGACCTGCCGGGCAACGTGCGCGAGCTCGAGCGAGCCCTCGGGACCGCCGTCGTGCTCATGGGCGACGGGCCGATCGACCTGCCACACCTGAGCGCCCTTCGAGCACGCACGGCGCGGGAGAAGAAGGCGCCGAGCGTCGAGCCGCCCGTCCCCGAGGCGAGCGACGAGGAGCGGCGGAACAAAAAACGGCCACCCAAGGAGACGATCGAGGCGGCCCTCTTCCGGTCGAAGGGATCCCAAGGGGAGGCGGCGCGTCAGCTCGGGGTGCACGAGCGGCAGCTCGCGCGGTGGATGGATGCCCTCGGCATCCCCCGGCTGCGGAAGGGCTCTGCGGGCGGGTGA
- a CDS encoding chloride channel protein yields MSPPASKPGPASLRFVAGLLVVSLVSAAFAVLFRASLSFVLGHALGEGDVVSAMRRSPPWMRLLLPPAGALLAGVLVALAARKPSGHGVGSVMEAVVLGRVRLSMRVTLLKSLGSFCAISSGGSIGREGPLIQFGGAIGNLVSCKLGLPLEHARILIAAGTAAGFAAAYNTPFAAILFVLEVVTGIVVLDTIVPAFVATVLATAVTRSIVGEGPIFGARTFTAYSSWELVAHAGVGVLGALAAQGFMRLLAQGEALFERSRIPLPWRTALGGLLTGAIVAALPEVAGNGYEPLNELLDARLSAGFVAVLLVAKCVATTASVSSGSPGGVFTPTLLLGGGVGFLYGTALVYLFGPAAGSVGSYALVGMAATTAATTHAPLMAAVMAFELSGDYGVVLPLMLATALATAISRALRKDSIYTAELRGRGVCWELTLEGRKMIE; encoded by the coding sequence ATGAGCCCGCCGGCGAGCAAACCCGGCCCCGCCTCCCTGCGGTTCGTCGCGGGCTTGCTGGTCGTCTCCCTGGTCTCCGCGGCCTTCGCCGTCCTCTTCCGGGCGTCGCTCTCGTTCGTGCTCGGGCACGCGCTCGGCGAGGGCGACGTCGTCAGCGCCATGCGACGCTCGCCGCCGTGGATGCGTCTCCTGCTCCCGCCGGCGGGCGCCCTGCTCGCCGGCGTGCTCGTGGCCCTCGCCGCGCGCAAGCCGAGCGGCCACGGCGTGGGCTCCGTGATGGAGGCCGTCGTCCTCGGGCGCGTCCGCCTCTCGATGCGCGTGACGCTGCTCAAATCCCTCGGCTCCTTCTGCGCCATCTCCTCGGGCGGCTCCATCGGGCGCGAGGGGCCGCTCATCCAGTTCGGCGGCGCCATCGGCAACCTCGTGAGCTGCAAGCTCGGCCTGCCCCTCGAACACGCGCGTATCCTCATCGCCGCGGGCACCGCCGCCGGCTTCGCGGCGGCGTACAACACCCCCTTCGCGGCCATCCTGTTCGTGCTCGAGGTCGTCACGGGCATCGTGGTGCTCGACACGATCGTCCCCGCGTTCGTCGCGACGGTGCTCGCGACCGCCGTCACACGATCCATCGTCGGAGAGGGGCCGATCTTCGGCGCGCGGACCTTCACGGCATACTCTTCCTGGGAGCTCGTCGCCCACGCGGGCGTCGGCGTGCTCGGCGCCCTGGCCGCGCAAGGATTCATGCGGCTGCTCGCGCAGGGCGAGGCCCTCTTCGAGCGTTCGAGGATCCCGCTCCCCTGGCGCACGGCGCTCGGGGGCCTGCTCACGGGCGCCATCGTGGCCGCGTTGCCCGAGGTGGCGGGTAATGGGTACGAGCCGCTCAACGAGCTGCTCGACGCGCGCCTCTCCGCGGGGTTCGTGGCCGTGCTCCTGGTCGCGAAGTGTGTGGCGACGACGGCCTCGGTCTCCTCGGGCAGCCCCGGCGGGGTGTTCACGCCGACCCTGCTCCTCGGCGGCGGCGTGGGTTTTCTTTACGGGACCGCGCTCGTGTACCTCTTCGGGCCCGCGGCGGGCTCCGTGGGGAGCTACGCGCTCGTCGGGATGGCCGCGACGACGGCGGCGACGACACACGCGCCGCTGATGGCGGCCGTCATGGCCTTCGAGCTGTCGGGTGATTACGGGGTCGTGCTCCCGCTGATGCTCGCGACCGCGCTCGCCACGGCGATCTCGCGCGCCCTGCGAAAGGACTCCATTTACACGGCGGAGCTGCGCGGCCGCGGGGTCTGCTGGGAGCTCACGCTGGAAGGGCGGAAGATGATCGAGTGA
- a CDS encoding S-layer homology domain-containing protein, with translation MNDLPTTSSFLRPRLVVFATFALLAACSSGDPAGPGEDASGATDDHGEGTGQIAEGFSGGTVADAAASTCGTASVKGLSFQIIEEGNCIEPGAFSPLTLPANATAGSGVFLFIQKPARDKLQSIVKANPGKSLTINSMLRTAAQQYLLYNWYQTGRCGISLAAKPGNSNHESGLAIDVQEYSSWRSIFEGNGFRWLGASDPWHYDWVGAGAKDHRGLDVLAFQRLWNRNNPNDKIAEDGSWGPATESRMRKSPAGGFAVGAVCNAAPPEPTCQAVFSDICGSAHQPAIEWMAKEGLSSGCGGGKFCPDETVSRAQMAAFLTAALDLPPGPDAFTDDEGSIHEDAINAVAAAGITTGCGGTNYCPDAQVTREQMATFLVRAFKLDASGEDLFTDDETSIHEADINALGAAGVTSGCGGTNYCPVSPVTRGQMATFLHRAMQ, from the coding sequence ATGAACGACCTCCCGACGACGTCCTCCTTCCTTCGGCCTCGACTCGTTGTTTTTGCGACGTTTGCCCTGCTCGCGGCGTGTTCTTCCGGCGATCCGGCCGGGCCGGGGGAGGACGCCTCCGGCGCGACCGACGATCACGGCGAGGGGACGGGGCAAATCGCGGAGGGTTTCTCCGGAGGGACCGTCGCCGACGCGGCGGCGAGCACGTGCGGCACGGCGAGCGTCAAGGGGCTCTCGTTCCAGATCATCGAGGAGGGCAACTGCATCGAGCCCGGCGCCTTTTCACCCCTCACGCTGCCCGCGAACGCGACGGCCGGGTCGGGCGTCTTTCTGTTCATCCAGAAGCCGGCCCGCGACAAACTCCAGTCGATCGTCAAGGCGAACCCGGGCAAGAGCCTCACCATCAACTCGATGCTGCGCACGGCGGCGCAGCAATACCTGCTCTACAACTGGTACCAGACGGGCCGGTGCGGGATCTCGCTCGCCGCGAAGCCCGGCAACTCGAACCACGAGTCCGGCCTCGCGATCGACGTGCAGGAGTATTCGTCCTGGCGCAGCATCTTCGAGGGGAACGGCTTCCGGTGGCTCGGCGCCTCGGATCCGTGGCATTACGACTGGGTCGGCGCCGGCGCCAAGGATCACCGCGGCCTCGACGTGCTCGCCTTCCAGAGGCTCTGGAACCGCAACAACCCGAACGACAAGATCGCCGAGGACGGGAGCTGGGGCCCCGCGACCGAGTCGCGGATGCGCAAATCACCGGCCGGCGGTTTCGCCGTGGGCGCTGTATGTAATGCCGCGCCGCCCGAGCCCACCTGCCAGGCCGTGTTCTCCGATATCTGCGGATCGGCGCACCAGCCGGCGATCGAATGGATGGCCAAGGAGGGCCTGTCCTCGGGCTGCGGCGGGGGCAAGTTCTGCCCGGACGAGACGGTCTCGCGGGCGCAGATGGCCGCGTTCCTCACGGCGGCGCTCGATCTGCCGCCCGGCCCGGACGCATTCACCGACGACGAGGGCTCGATCCACGAGGACGCCATCAACGCCGTCGCCGCCGCGGGCATCACGACCGGCTGCGGCGGGACGAACTATTGCCCCGACGCGCAGGTCACGCGCGAGCAGATGGCCACGTTCCTCGTCCGCGCCTTCAAGCTCGACGCCTCGGGCGAGGACCTCTTCACCGACGACGAAACCTCGATCCACGAGGCCGACATCAACGCGCTCGGCGCCGCCGGGGTCACGAGCGGCTGCGGCGGGACGAACTACTGCCCGGTGAGCCCCGTCACCCGCGGCCAGATGGCGACCTTCCTCCACCGCGCCATGCAGTGA
- a CDS encoding ATP-binding protein, translating to MTEHMRLDTVVREMAVLLRTIVSKGATLELDLSPTCVDGDVTHLRQVVMNLITNASDALAGRPGKIQIRTGAEALAAPRRSACMAEPIPPGDYAVLEVTDSGQGMSEAVLARIFDPFFTTKVGGRGLGLAAVLGIVRAHRGLVDVKSHPGEGTTFTLLLPSAEAAPVCSRGTILVVDDEDAVRRVALRVLERAGYRVLVASDGREAERLFREHGREVNAIVADLTMGEVGGIELIRSVRAVDPTLPALLMSGYSSEDSTAISALGVPFLPKPFTASMLEAAVRALLGARAGSSAA from the coding sequence GTGACCGAACACATGCGGCTCGACACCGTCGTCCGGGAAATGGCCGTCCTCCTGCGGACGATCGTCTCCAAGGGGGCCACGCTGGAGCTCGATCTGTCGCCCACCTGCGTCGACGGCGACGTCACCCATTTGCGGCAGGTCGTGATGAACCTCATCACGAATGCCTCGGACGCGCTCGCAGGGCGGCCCGGCAAGATCCAGATCCGCACCGGCGCAGAGGCGCTCGCGGCGCCGCGACGATCGGCCTGCATGGCCGAGCCCATTCCGCCCGGCGACTATGCCGTGCTCGAGGTCACGGACTCCGGGCAGGGGATGAGCGAGGCCGTGCTCGCCCGGATCTTCGACCCGTTTTTCACGACGAAGGTGGGCGGCCGAGGCCTCGGCCTCGCCGCCGTGCTCGGGATCGTCCGCGCACACCGAGGCCTCGTCGACGTGAAGAGCCACCCCGGCGAGGGCACGACGTTCACGCTGCTCTTGCCGAGCGCCGAGGCGGCGCCCGTCTGCTCGCGCGGCACGATCCTCGTGGTCGACGACGAGGACGCCGTCCGACGCGTCGCGCTCCGGGTGCTCGAACGCGCGGGATACCGCGTGCTCGTCGCCTCCGACGGCCGCGAAGCTGAGCGGCTCTTCCGCGAACACGGCCGCGAGGTCAACGCGATCGTCGCCGATCTGACCATGGGCGAGGTGGGCGGAATCGAGCTCATCCGCTCGGTGCGCGCCGTCGATCCCACGCTGCCCGCGCTGCTCATGAGCGGCTACTCGAGCGAGGACTCGACCGCGATCTCGGCGCTCGGCGTGCCGTTCCTGCCGAAGCCGTTCACCGCGAGCATGCTGGAGGCCGCGGTGCGCGCGCTGCTCGGGGCACGCGCCGGAAGCTCGGCGGCCTGA
- a CDS encoding HAD family hydrolase, with protein MAASYFDVDGTLIRTNLVHPTLYYVLNQNTPLHSLAKLGGALVKAPWLAWAETRDRRIFNELLFTSYGGMSEDRLVGLAVETFERVIKPNIYPGARDLVQTSLDKGHDVVLVSGALDFLMRLLAEHLGATDVIANRLEIKDRFATGKLLRPVVAGPEKSRLIREHARSRGHDLDECFAYSDSYSDVPMLSIVGHPAAVNPDRKLSLLANAYHWPIIHVD; from the coding sequence ATGGCAGCGAGCTACTTCGACGTGGACGGCACGCTGATCCGCACGAACCTCGTCCACCCCACGCTCTATTACGTCCTGAACCAGAACACGCCGCTGCACAGCCTCGCGAAGCTCGGCGGGGCGCTGGTGAAGGCGCCGTGGCTGGCGTGGGCCGAGACGCGCGACCGGCGTATCTTCAACGAGCTGCTCTTCACGTCCTACGGCGGGATGAGCGAGGACCGGCTCGTGGGGCTCGCGGTCGAGACGTTCGAGCGCGTGATCAAGCCCAACATCTACCCCGGCGCGCGGGACCTCGTGCAGACGAGCCTCGACAAAGGGCACGACGTGGTGCTCGTCTCGGGCGCGCTCGACTTCCTGATGCGCCTGCTCGCCGAGCACCTCGGCGCGACGGACGTCATTGCGAACCGGCTCGAGATCAAGGACCGCTTCGCCACGGGCAAGCTGCTCAGGCCCGTCGTCGCGGGGCCCGAGAAGTCACGGCTCATTCGCGAGCACGCACGCTCGCGCGGCCACGACCTCGACGAGTGCTTCGCTTACTCCGACAGCTACTCCGACGTCCCCATGCTGAGCATCGTCGGACACCCGGCCGCCGTGAACCCGGACAGGAAGCTGTCCCTGCTCGCGAACGCCTACCACTGGCCCATCATCCACGTCGACTGA
- a CDS encoding flavin reductase family protein — MSLSAAELRRVLGQFATGVTVVTTRHEGVPQGMTANSFTSVSLEPPLVLFCADKRARSGTIVGAARCFAVNVLAEDQRHLSDLFAGKGTDAERSALLAEIGQTAVTGAPVLPGSLGWLDCRLERAIDAGDHVVFLGEVVAASTGDPSAPLLYFRGAYRHLEPA; from the coding sequence ATGTCCCTCTCCGCGGCGGAGCTTCGCAGGGTCCTCGGGCAGTTCGCGACCGGCGTCACGGTCGTCACGACCCGCCACGAGGGCGTGCCCCAGGGCATGACCGCGAACTCCTTCACCTCCGTGTCCCTCGAGCCGCCGCTCGTCCTCTTCTGCGCCGACAAACGCGCTCGCTCCGGCACGATCGTCGGCGCGGCCAGGTGTTTCGCCGTCAACGTGCTCGCCGAGGACCAGCGCCACCTCTCCGACCTCTTCGCCGGAAAGGGCACCGACGCCGAGCGCTCGGCCCTGCTCGCCGAGATCGGCCAGACCGCCGTCACCGGCGCCCCCGTCCTGCCCGGATCCCTCGGCTGGCTCGACTGCCGCCTCGAACGCGCGATCGACGCAGGTGATCACGTCGTGTTCCTCGGCGAAGTCGTGGCCGCTTCGACCGGCGATCCGTCCGCGCCCTTGCTCTACTTCCGCGGCGCCTATCGGCACCTCGAACCCGCCTGA
- a CDS encoding phosphoadenosine phosphosulfate reductase family protein yields MRVTEASLEALSERLARETPVDVLRFVHRTFGRRAAILTSMQRAGTWLCRLADRAGLDFDVLFVDTGVLHEETRRTRDELARAHTNLRVITLSPARTFAAQTAEEGLLYLSVEGQERCCELRKAAPLHAQRGRYDALVSALRQGEGGARSKVRPVGLDLVMGALRVHPLAHVTNAELNRALAEDPGVVVNPLHAMGFRTIGCFPCTTPVLPDEPERAGRWRHLASVQYCGINPVDRGAAEGAIELDDRYAEALGASPSPPTPLPAGEG; encoded by the coding sequence ATGCGCGTCACCGAAGCGAGCCTCGAGGCCCTCTCCGAGCGCCTCGCGCGCGAGACCCCCGTCGACGTCCTGCGTTTCGTGCACCGGACCTTCGGCCGGAGGGCCGCGATCCTGACCAGCATGCAGCGCGCCGGGACGTGGCTCTGCCGCCTCGCCGACCGCGCCGGGCTCGACTTCGACGTGCTCTTCGTGGACACGGGTGTCCTGCACGAGGAGACCCGAAGGACGCGGGACGAGCTCGCGCGGGCGCACACGAACCTGCGGGTGATCACGCTCTCGCCGGCCCGCACGTTCGCCGCGCAGACGGCCGAGGAGGGGCTGCTCTACCTGTCGGTGGAGGGGCAAGAGCGCTGCTGCGAGCTGCGCAAGGCGGCGCCGCTGCACGCGCAGAGGGGCCGCTACGACGCGCTCGTCTCGGCGCTCCGGCAGGGCGAAGGGGGCGCGCGCAGCAAGGTTCGTCCGGTCGGGCTCGACCTCGTGATGGGGGCGCTGCGCGTCCACCCGCTCGCGCACGTGACGAACGCGGAGCTCAACCGGGCCCTCGCGGAGGACCCGGGGGTCGTCGTGAACCCGCTGCACGCCATGGGGTTCCGGACGATCGGGTGTTTCCCCTGCACGACGCCGGTCCTGCCCGACGAACCCGAGCGCGCCGGCCGCTGGCGGCATTTGGCGAGCGTGCAGTATTGCGGGATCAATCCCGTGGATCGCGGGGCCGCCGAGGGGGCGATCGAATTGGATGATCGTTATGCGGAGGCGCTCGGCGCGAGCCCCTCACCCCCGACCCCTCTCCCTGCGGGGGAGGGGTGA
- a CDS encoding universal stress protein produces MALGDVVLVATDLSESADVAIKLGHEYAERAGGKLVVCHVVHEVLRSAPLFPQAVQADMEAVIHAESRAAAAVEDRVKEITGRPSNGFEVRIESGGADAAILRVAEEVAATLVVTGSRGLTGIARLLLGNVAERIVRYAHCPVLVARSHARTNKVLASTDLSELSQPGIALAGQVAAMQGATLTVLHSLDILPAPAFGFTVPFGGAPVVPPPELIEQMRTGADGVLAGIIERMGMKAERRVTDGDAATAVLRTAEELDAELVVVSTHGRTGLARVALGSVAEKIVRGAHCSVLVARSH; encoded by the coding sequence ATGGCCCTGGGTGATGTGGTCTTGGTGGCGACGGACCTGAGCGAGTCCGCCGACGTGGCGATCAAGCTCGGACACGAGTACGCAGAGCGGGCGGGCGGCAAGCTCGTCGTCTGTCACGTCGTGCACGAGGTGCTGCGCTCCGCGCCCCTCTTCCCGCAGGCGGTCCAGGCCGACATGGAGGCCGTGATCCACGCCGAGAGCCGCGCCGCGGCCGCCGTCGAGGATCGAGTCAAGGAGATCACGGGCCGCCCGAGCAACGGCTTCGAGGTGCGCATCGAGAGCGGCGGCGCCGACGCCGCGATCCTCCGCGTCGCCGAGGAGGTCGCAGCCACGCTCGTCGTCACGGGCAGCCGCGGCCTCACGGGCATCGCGCGGCTCCTGCTCGGCAACGTCGCCGAGCGGATCGTGCGCTACGCGCATTGCCCCGTGCTCGTCGCGCGCTCGCACGCCCGGACGAACAAGGTCCTCGCCTCGACCGACCTCTCCGAGCTCTCGCAGCCCGGCATCGCGCTCGCCGGTCAGGTCGCCGCCATGCAGGGCGCCACGCTCACCGTGCTGCACAGCCTCGACATCCTGCCGGCGCCGGCGTTTGGCTTCACCGTGCCCTTCGGCGGCGCGCCCGTCGTGCCGCCGCCCGAGCTCATCGAGCAGATGCGCACCGGGGCCGACGGCGTGCTCGCAGGCATCATCGAGCGGATGGGGATGAAGGCCGAGCGCCGCGTGACCGACGGCGACGCCGCCACGGCCGTGCTCCGGACCGCGGAGGAGCTCGACGCCGAGCTCGTCGTCGTCTCCACCCACGGCCGCACCGGCCTCGCGCGCGTGGCCCTCGGCAGCGTGGCCGAGAAGATCGTGCGAGGAGCGCACTGCTCCGTCCTCGTGGCGCGCTCCCACTGA
- a CDS encoding AAA family ATPase, with translation MADPLRPDAARHVITSIDIHGLRGIREGKLEGLTPLVVLVGPNGSGKSTILDAMLIGASRRPASSAGYAVKRRSGMRHGARWLLYRGGDAPGRIRLGFADGAYRERELTWSDSNFLLPDKRALLAQRGFEGPYSAIHVRTEPVAAMFPHVCVFAADNEHEANDAHEAQTDGPTAWLADPRHGRPLHDLYSRLTEHGRRAALFELVQPLIPGLRVIEILTEHGDARLNLTFDDRSVPVVLAGDGIQALIRLGLELSTRQEGVVLLEEPEAHQHPAGIWSSASAIAAGVRSGLQIVLTTHSMELVDALLDVLLEDELDLLTVYRLKLDAGRLASSRFPGPDVLHARGEIETDLR, from the coding sequence GTGGCCGATCCTCTGCGGCCAGATGCAGCTCGGCACGTGATCACCTCCATCGACATTCACGGCTTGCGGGGAATTCGGGAAGGCAAGCTCGAAGGCCTGACGCCGCTCGTCGTGCTCGTTGGGCCCAACGGCAGCGGGAAGAGCACGATCCTGGATGCCATGCTGATCGGTGCCAGCCGGCGACCCGCCTCGAGCGCCGGTTACGCCGTGAAGCGCCGGAGCGGAATGCGACATGGCGCGCGGTGGCTCTTGTATCGGGGCGGCGATGCGCCGGGACGTATCAGGCTGGGCTTCGCGGACGGCGCGTATCGGGAACGAGAGCTGACCTGGTCGGACTCAAACTTCCTTCTACCCGACAAGCGCGCGCTCCTGGCCCAGCGAGGCTTCGAGGGGCCTTACAGCGCGATCCACGTGCGCACGGAGCCGGTCGCGGCGATGTTCCCGCATGTCTGTGTCTTCGCGGCCGACAACGAGCACGAAGCCAACGACGCCCACGAGGCGCAGACGGATGGCCCCACGGCGTGGCTCGCGGATCCGCGCCACGGCCGCCCGTTGCACGACCTGTATTCGCGGCTCACGGAGCATGGTCGTCGCGCAGCGCTCTTCGAGCTCGTGCAGCCGCTCATCCCGGGCTTGCGCGTGATCGAAATCCTCACCGAGCATGGCGACGCCCGTCTGAACCTCACCTTCGACGACCGGAGCGTGCCGGTCGTGCTCGCGGGAGACGGCATTCAAGCGCTCATCCGCCTGGGCCTGGAGCTCTCGACGCGGCAGGAGGGCGTGGTCTTGCTCGAGGAGCCCGAGGCGCATCAACACCCGGCGGGTATCTGGTCCAGCGCCAGCGCAATCGCCGCCGGTGTGCGCAGCGGCCTTCAGATCGTCCTCACGACGCACAGCATGGAGCTCGTCGACGCGCTGCTCGACGTGCTCCTCGAGGACGAACTGGACCTCCTGACCGTGTACAGGTTGAAGCTCGACGCCGGGAGGCTCGCGAGCAGCCGGTTCCCCGGTCCGGACGTGCTGCACGCCCGGGGTGAAATCGAGACCGATCTGCGATGA